The following proteins are co-located in the Apium graveolens cultivar Ventura chromosome 5, ASM990537v1, whole genome shotgun sequence genome:
- the LOC141659078 gene encoding NAC domain-containing protein 83 encodes MEKVKFVKNGVLRLLPGFRFHPTDQELVIDYLKRKVFSFPLPASIIPEVDLCKSDPWDLPGDSEQERYFFSTREVKYPNGNRSNRATASGYWKATGLDKKIVSSRGNQVVGMKKTLVFYRGKPPHGSRTDWIMHEYRLTPPQSQGQMENWVLCRIFLKKRGSAKNDDDDDEVTQPQPKFETQNINIAAAPPSLGKKSNKPIFYDFMTKQRISDLNLTPALSSSASSGITEASCNQSGEDHEESSGCNNTSLSSFLSKRSP; translated from the exons ATGGAGAAAGTGAAGTTTGTGAAGAATGGTGTTTTAAGACTTTTACCAGGTTTCAGGTTCCATCCAACAGACCAAGAACTTGTTATTGATTACCTGAAGCGCAAAGTGTTTTCATTCCCTTTGCCTGCTTCCATTATACCTGAGGTTGATCTCTGCAAATCTGACCCCTGGGATTTGCCAG GGGACTCGGAGCAAGAAAGGTACTTTTTTAGCACCAGAGAAGTTAAATATCCAAATGGTAACAGATCAAACAGGGCCACAGCTTCCGGTTACTGGAAGGCTACTGGACTAGACAAGAAAATTGTAAGCAGCAGAGGAAACCAGGTTGTTGGAATGAAAAAAACTCTGGTTTTCTACAGAGGTAAACCTCCACATGGTTCTAGAACTGATTGGATCATGCACGAATATCGCCTCACCCCACCACAATCTCAG GGGCAAATGGAGAATTGGGTTCTTTGCCGAATATTTCTAAAAAAGAGAGGGAGTGCCAagaatgatgatgatgatgatgaggtcACTCAGCCTCAACCCAAGTTTGAAACCCAGAACATTAACATAGCAGCAGCTCCTCCTAGTTTAGGGAAGAAAAGCAATAAGCCCATTTTTTACGATTTCATGACCAAGCAGAGGATAAGTGATTTGAATCTTACCCCAGCTTTATCATCTTCTGCTTCAAGCGGAATCACGGAAGCCTCTTGTAATCAGTCCGGGGAGGATCACGAAGAAAGCAGTGGCTGCAATAATACTAGTTTATCCAGTTTTTTGAGCAAACGTTCGCCTTAG